One Kushneria konosiri genomic window, CCAGATATAGCGAAGCTGCTGAAGTTTCAAGGCATTAACCTCCTGCAGAGCGGGTCCAAAAATCAATTCGAATGAGACACAGAAACGATCCCTAATGCTATCAGGGTCTAAAATAATGAACAATCATTCCTTTTCAGAATAAAAAATTGTCCCTAGATTCCTGCTGCGCAATGCTCTTGCCAACGCCACGGGATTTAGCATGTCACTTATCGATTTTCTGCTTTATGTACTTGCCGGCGCAGGTGTCGGTATCGCAGTAGGGCTCTCTGGCATCGGCGGCGGCTCACTGATGACCCCTATTCTGCTGACCTTTGGGTTTCCCCCACATGTTGCCGTGGGCACGGATCTTCTTTATGCCGCCTTTACCAAGATCAGCGGCATCTTCAGTCACCAGAAGCAGGGGCACATCGACTGGAAAGTCATGATGCGGCTCTCTGCTGGCAGCGTTCCTGCAGCCATCCTGACGGTTTTTGTACTGAACCGCTTTTTCACCGGTGCACATGATTACAACGCCCTGATCACCACCACTCTGGGTATCATGCTGATCCTTACAGCGGCCGTGTTGATCTTCAAGACACCGCTTCAGCGCTGGACCGGTCAGGG contains:
- a CDS encoding sulfite exporter TauE/SafE family protein, which codes for MSLIDFLLYVLAGAGVGIAVGLSGIGGGSLMTPILLTFGFPPHVAVGTDLLYAAFTKISGIFSHQKQGHIDWKVMMRLSAGSVPAAILTVFVLNRFFTGAHDYNALITTTLGIMLILTAAVLIFKTPLQRWTGQGDRWVNRHVAPLTIVSGIVLGVCVTLSSVGAGVFGTAVLMLLYPFFSSGRIVGTDIAHAVPLTLVAGGGHLLLGNVDFALLLALLVGSVPAIHLGAWLSKYLPDNLLRGMLTLLLLSMGIRYAFF